The following proteins are co-located in the Apium graveolens cultivar Ventura chromosome 5, ASM990537v1, whole genome shotgun sequence genome:
- the LOC141660434 gene encoding putative mitochondrial protein AtMg00860: MEWPTPRTIWELRGFLGLTGYYKKYVAGYAHIAQDLTDQLIKDKFGWTEDTTIAFNNLKQAMISPPILAMPDFVKEFVLETDASRHRLGVVLMQQNKPIAY; the protein is encoded by the coding sequence ATGGAGTGGCCAACTCCACGCACCATCTGGGAACTTCGTGGATTCCTTGGACTCACCGGATACTACAAAAAATATGTAGCTGGATATGCACACATTGCACAGGACTTGACTGATCAATTGATAAAAGATAAGTTTGGATGGACGGAAGACACAACCATTGCTTTTAACAACTTGAAGCAGGCAATGATTTCTCCCCCAATTCTTGCTATGCCAGATTTCGTTAAGGAGTTCGTGCTGGAAACGGATGCTTCTAGGCATAGGTTGGGTGTCGTGTTAATGCAGCAGAACAAGCCCATTGCGTACTAG